One Microbacterium sp. No. 7 genomic window carries:
- a CDS encoding choice-of-anchor M domain-containing protein yields MTSLLTRPRAAVAIGAGTALVASLFAGGAAVAAGPFDGRTVFPQGHADLFWVTKNTAGEAALAVHTDGHGVLPSEDLLFQLKPSVAARTASADAIAALGVASGDTIYQASERFAPGQLFIGFGYDSEAFAIDSIEIERTISNFSGPGEFALWYNGEGGAPLLSTATSVDSYVSYGFHEHANWGFTAEGTYTFDIAATVTDIASGQAQTTAPQTYTFYVGEELPQDPGPGPGPETTLTVTGAAVHYHTGEVAALTAVQSPEPVSDHFHWFTRPSAADEWTVVPGALGETYGFVVTGEQQVKAVLYDHDHNAIAETDPVDIHVDDHGNTPGVGPELAVSLDEAEGALTISVAPDARRSELSDLQLNTVADRYVSEGAITGITVTDTRSGAPGWAASGRVRGLVTVDGARLDGKYLGWTPKVVSAAAGQSVSAGAPVAPGFAEGNGIKGWSALGSAAAGASTGTAVLGADIRIEAPTETPAGDYTGVVLITVI; encoded by the coding sequence ATGACATCTCTCCTGACCAGACCGCGCGCGGCGGTCGCCATCGGGGCGGGAACGGCGCTGGTCGCCTCCCTGTTCGCCGGGGGCGCCGCCGTCGCCGCGGGTCCCTTCGACGGGCGCACCGTCTTTCCGCAGGGGCACGCCGACCTGTTCTGGGTCACCAAGAACACGGCCGGCGAGGCCGCGCTCGCGGTGCACACCGACGGGCACGGCGTGCTTCCCTCGGAGGACCTGCTGTTCCAGCTCAAGCCCTCGGTCGCGGCGCGCACCGCGAGCGCCGACGCGATCGCCGCCCTCGGCGTCGCATCGGGCGACACGATCTACCAGGCGTCGGAGCGCTTCGCGCCGGGCCAGCTGTTCATCGGGTTCGGCTACGACTCCGAGGCCTTCGCGATCGACTCGATCGAGATCGAGCGCACGATCTCGAACTTCTCCGGACCGGGCGAGTTCGCGCTCTGGTACAACGGCGAGGGCGGCGCGCCGCTGCTCAGCACCGCGACCTCCGTCGACTCCTACGTGAGCTACGGATTCCACGAGCACGCGAACTGGGGCTTCACCGCCGAGGGCACGTACACCTTCGACATCGCGGCGACGGTCACCGACATCGCGAGCGGCCAGGCGCAGACCACGGCGCCGCAGACGTACACGTTCTACGTGGGCGAGGAGCTGCCGCAGGACCCCGGCCCGGGCCCCGGCCCGGAGACGACGCTCACCGTCACGGGTGCCGCGGTGCACTACCACACGGGTGAGGTCGCGGCGCTGACCGCCGTGCAGTCGCCCGAGCCGGTCTCCGACCACTTCCACTGGTTCACGCGCCCGAGCGCGGCCGACGAGTGGACGGTCGTGCCGGGAGCCCTCGGCGAGACCTACGGCTTCGTCGTCACCGGCGAGCAGCAGGTCAAGGCCGTGCTCTACGACCACGACCACAACGCGATCGCCGAGACCGACCCCGTCGACATCCACGTCGACGACCACGGCAACACGCCCGGCGTCGGCCCCGAGCTGGCCGTGAGCCTCGACGAGGCCGAGGGCGCGCTGACGATCAGCGTCGCGCCCGACGCCCGCCGCAGCGAGCTGAGCGACCTGCAGCTCAACACGGTCGCCGACCGGTACGTGTCGGAGGGCGCGATCACCGGCATCACCGTGACCGACACCCGCAGCGGCGCGCCCGGCTGGGCGGCGTCGGGTCGCGTGCGCGGCCTCGTGACCGTCGACGGCGCGCGCCTCGACGGCAAGTACCTCGGCTGGACGCCGAAGGTCGTCTCGGCGGCCGCCGGCCAGAGCGTGAGCGCCGGGGCGCCCGTCGCCCCGGGCTTCGCCGAGGGCAACGGCATCAAGGGCTGGAGCGCACTCGGCTCGGCCGCCGCGGGCGCGTCGACGGGCACGGCCGTGCTCGGCGCCGACATCCGCATCGAGGCGCCGACCGAGACCCCGGCCGGCGACTACACGGGCGTCGTGCTCATCACCGTGATCTGA